A single region of the Lycium barbarum isolate Lr01 chromosome 2, ASM1917538v2, whole genome shotgun sequence genome encodes:
- the LOC132625926 gene encoding E3 ubiquitin-protein ligase PUB22-like has product MQRGSYESRAYAVMLMKDMFEASTPTLIFSLKQEFFIQVVQVLRDEISQKATKASLQVLVHTCPFGRNKVKAAEAGAVRVLVDLLLDSSEKRACELMLILLDQICQSAEGRAELLKHAGGLSILSKKILRVSKVGSERAIKILHSISKFSATPSVVQEMLSLGVVAKLCLVLQVDCGSKAKDRAREILKFHAKAWRSSPCIPMNLLSSYPF; this is encoded by the coding sequence ATGCAACGAGGGAGCTACGAGTCTAGGGCTTACGCGGTTATGCTCATGAAAGACATGTTCGAAGCATCCACACCAACTCTAATTTTTAGCTTGAAGCAAGAATTCTTCATCCAAGTGGTTCAAGTCTTGAGGGATGAGATCTCTCAAAAGGCGACTAAAGCATCATTGCAAGTGCTAGTGCATACGTGTCCGTTTGGGAGGAACAAAGTGAAAGCAGCTGAGGCAGGAGCTGTTAGGGTTTTAGTGGATCTTCTACTCGATTCATCGGAGAAAAGGGCTTGTGAATTGATGCTAATTTTGCTGGATCAAATTTGTCAGAGTGCCGAAGGGAGAGCTGAACTATTGAAGCATGCCGGAGGATTATCCATACTTTCCAAGAAAATCCTTAGGGTTTCTAAAGTAGGGAGTGAAAGGGCTATCAAGATTTTGCATTCAATCTCAAAGTTTTCAGCAACACCAAGTGTTGTTCAAGAGATGTTGAGTTTGGGTGTGGTGGCAAAGCTTTGTTTGGTGCTTCAAGTTGATTGTGGAAGTAAGGCTAAGGATAGAGCTAGAGAAATTCTCAAATTTCATGCAAAGGCATGGAGGAGTTCTCCTTGTATACCTATGAATTTATTATCTTCGTATCCATTTTAA